A window of Psychroflexus sp. ALD_RP9 contains these coding sequences:
- a CDS encoding DUF6095 family protein, with product MQHTNQELLFKGLKYLAAALPLLFLGPVIMYSAFGNQDKFLFWPVLILSIILCIAAGYLIFKGIKTLMKALFNN from the coding sequence ATGCAACACACTAATCAAGAACTACTATTTAAAGGTTTAAAATATCTAGCTGCTGCTTTACCTCTATTATTTTTAGGGCCTGTGATTATGTATAGCGCCTTCGGTAATCAAGACAAATTTTTATTTTGGCCTGTTTTAATTTTGTCAATCATATTATGCATCGCTGCTGGGTATTTAATTTTTAAAGGTATTAAAACCTTAATGAAAGCATTGTTTAACAATTAA
- the murQ gene encoding N-acetylmuramic acid 6-phosphate etherase, with amino-acid sequence MSDFRKITEEDSHYNDIEKMSTSTILTSINQEDQKIALAVKKVIPQIENFINVLVKKMQSGGRLFYIGAGTSGRLGILDASECPPTFGVNEDVVIGIIAGGDKAIRTAVENAEDNTNQGIKDLKNHSISQKDCVVGLAASGTTPYVVKGLQACQNLNIITACITCNPKSPITEVSNFPIEVPVGPEFITGSSRMKAGTAQKLILNMISTTAMIKLGRIKDNKMVDMQLSNAKLIERGTKMIAKSLNINESKANELLLKHGSVRKAILHATH; translated from the coding sequence ATGAGTGATTTTAGAAAAATAACCGAAGAAGATTCACATTACAATGACATTGAAAAAATGTCTACTTCAACAATCTTAACATCAATTAATCAAGAAGACCAAAAAATTGCTTTAGCCGTTAAAAAAGTGATACCTCAAATTGAAAACTTTATTAATGTTTTAGTCAAAAAAATGCAAAGTGGTGGTCGACTTTTCTACATTGGTGCTGGAACAAGTGGCCGATTAGGAATTTTAGATGCTAGTGAATGTCCGCCAACTTTTGGTGTAAATGAAGATGTAGTTATTGGTATAATTGCTGGTGGTGACAAAGCCATAAGAACGGCCGTAGAAAATGCTGAAGATAATACTAATCAAGGTATTAAAGATCTTAAAAATCATTCAATTTCTCAAAAAGACTGTGTTGTAGGCTTGGCTGCTTCCGGAACAACTCCATATGTTGTTAAAGGTTTACAAGCTTGCCAAAATCTCAATATAATCACTGCATGTATTACCTGTAATCCAAAATCACCAATTACTGAAGTTTCAAACTTTCCTATAGAAGTCCCAGTTGGACCCGAATTTATTACAGGAAGTTCACGAATGAAAGCTGGTACAGCACAAAAACTAATCTTAAATATGATAAGTACAACAGCGATGATTAAGCTTGGACGCATTAAAGACAACAAGATGGTAGACATGCAATTATCTAATGCAAAGCTAATTGAGCGTGGTACTAAAATGATTGCAAAATCTTTAAATATTAATGAGTCGAAAGCAAATGAACTATTACTAAAACACGGTAGCGTTAGAAAAGCAATACTTCATGCAACACACTAA
- a CDS encoding DUF4249 family protein, translating to MAKQIKYIVLLTMSIFLISCEDVVEVNLETAEPRLVIDAALKWEKGTAGNYQEIRISQSRGFYDESPSMVSGATVQVSNSENTIFEFIDTNANGVYTTNDFQPQLNEVYTLLVEVNGRTFEATEQLMPVATIDSIQQRNDGGFSGEDIELKAFYKDPVETENYNLFTFDVDFIAFPEFEIYDDEFNNGNTNFAFYTEEDLEVGNSVEIINHGISKSYYNYLVILLNQVGSSGGPFQTQPAVVRGNINDVDNPDDYIFGYFSLSEIDRVNFTVNE from the coding sequence ATGGCAAAACAAATTAAATATATCGTTCTTCTAACAATGAGCATCTTTTTAATAAGCTGTGAAGATGTAGTTGAAGTCAATTTAGAAACTGCTGAACCACGTTTAGTGATAGATGCCGCCTTAAAATGGGAAAAGGGAACAGCAGGCAATTACCAAGAAATTCGCATTTCGCAATCAAGAGGCTTTTACGATGAATCGCCTTCTATGGTTTCCGGCGCAACTGTACAAGTAAGTAATTCTGAAAATACAATTTTTGAATTTATTGATACTAACGCTAACGGAGTTTACACCACTAATGATTTTCAACCTCAACTAAACGAAGTTTATACATTATTAGTTGAAGTTAACGGTAGAACTTTTGAAGCAACAGAGCAACTCATGCCTGTTGCCACAATTGATTCTATCCAGCAACGTAATGATGGCGGATTTTCTGGTGAAGATATTGAGCTTAAAGCTTTTTACAAAGATCCTGTTGAAACCGAAAATTACAATTTATTTACTTTTGATGTAGACTTTATTGCTTTTCCAGAATTTGAAATTTATGATGACGAATTTAATAACGGAAATACAAATTTTGCCTTTTATACAGAAGAAGATCTCGAAGTTGGTAATTCTGTTGAAATTATTAACCACGGAATATCAAAAAGTTATTATAATTACCTTGTAATATTACTTAACCAAGTTGGTAGTTCTGGTGGCCCTTTTCAAACACAGCCTGCTGTGGTTCGCGGTAACATTAATGATGTTGATAATCCTGATGATTATATTTTTGGCTACTTTAGCCTTTCAGAAATCGATCGTGTAAATTTTACTGTTAATGAGTGA